The Planktothrix agardhii NIES-204 genomic interval GGCATAGTTTAACCCAAACGGGAGAAGAATCTTGTTTAGCGTTGCAACCCTATCCGGTGGTGGTAGAAGATAATGTATTAGACCTGGAAGTGCAACGGTTAGGAAAGTTTGTTAATGATCCTGATTCAATTTTAGGTCAATCCATCACAATTTTGTTTGAATTACCGGAGGTTTTAGGAGGTTTCTTTAAACAATATCAAAAACCTCTAATTCTGACGGGTCTATTTTTCGTTGCTTTTTTAACGGTTAAATGTTTTGTGGCGGCGTTAAATGCCCTTAACGAGTTACCCTTAGTCTCTACCATTTTTGAACTAATTGGGATGGGATATTCGGGTTGGTTTGTGTATCGATATTTGCTAAAAGCGTCCCAACGGGAGGAACTTGGGAAGATTTTAGAGGAGTTGAAAACGGAATTTATCGGGAGTGCAAAAGCCGATAATAACCTTGAAATTCCTAACATTTATTCCGAAATTTATCAAGAGCAATCTAGTGAAATTATCAGCATTATTGATCCGAAACTAGAGGTGGATTTTGAGTTAATTATTGGGGCAATTCGTACCGTCCGAAATTTACGCGCGGAGGCGGATATTAAACCCAAGGTTAAGGTTAACGCTATTCTGCAAAGCGAAAGCACCAAGGAACAAAAAATTTTGAAACAAGGACAAACCTATATTCAAGAGTTAGGAAAAGTTGAAGCGTTAACTATTACAGAAAAGTTAACTGGAAATGAAGGACAAAGTATTGCGGGAGTCGTGGGAACTGTACAGGTATTAATGCCTTTAGCCGGGGTGGTTGATTTAGCTGCATTTCAAACGAAATTACAGAAAAAATTAGCAAAAGTTGAAAAAGAAATTCAAGGGTTACAACGTAATTTGAATAACTCTAATTTTGTTAACCGTGCCGAACCGGAAGTTGTAGAAAATACCCGCAATAGTTTAGCTGAAGCGGAAAAACAAGCGGAAATTCTCCAACAACGGTTAAGTCAATTTAACTAACTTTTTAATCCCCCTAACCCCCCTTAGAAAAGGGGGAATCGAGGGCTGTTTCCTCCCCCCCTAGCTCCCCATGCACGAGGGGTTTGGGGGTCTGTTCCCTGTTCTAAGAGTGCGTAGAGCTATAGACTGAATGAATCAAGATTTAGGTTTATTTTTGTTGGGAATTGCTGTTTTAACTCTGTATTTAATCCTATCTGCATTAACAGAAATGGGAACAAAACTTCCCTGGAAAAAGTAGAGCTATTTTCCTAGTTTATGGGATTATAGCAACGGCCAAGGCAGTTAGGACACCAGACCGATATTGGAACTCAGACAGTGAAGTATTTCCCTCCTGTTCCCTCCCCCCCAATCCCCCCGTGCACGGGCGGGGGCTGTTCCGGTGTTCCCTGCTATAACAAGGCTTTTTGAACAGCTTTAATCACCTCTTGAGCTTTAAATGGTTTAATTAAATATCCAGAAGGATTAGTTTCTTGGCTGCGTTCAATCATTGAATTATCAGAATAAGCCGTAATATAAATAATCGGAATTTGATGATGTTCTCGAATGCGTTTAGCTGTTTCAATACCATCTAATTCCCCGCGTAAATGAATATCCATTAAAATTAAATCCGGGGGATTTTTCGCAACCTGTTCTAAGG includes:
- a CDS encoding two-component hybrid sensor and regulator — translated: MTATILIVEDELIAAESIARSLKKQGYTVISRINSGEKALEQVAKNPPDLILMDIHLRGELDGIETAKRIREHHQIPIIYITAYSDNSMIERSQETNPSGYLIKPFKAQEVIKAVQKALL